The following is a genomic window from Synechococcus sp. JA-2-3B'a(2-13).
GGCGGCCATCCGTGCCGGCAAAGACATTGCCCTGGCCAACAAAGAAACCCTGGTGGCAGGGGGGCCGGTGGTGCTGCCCCTGGTGCGCGAGTACGGGGTGAACCTGATCCCCGTCGATTCTGAGCATTCGGCCATTTTCCAATGTTTGCAGGGGGTGCCGGCGGGATCCCTGCGAAGAATCCTGTTGACTGCCTCGGGTGGCGCCTTTCGGGATTGGCCTGCCGAAAAATTGGATCAGGTCACCCTGGCCGATGCCCTCAAGCATCCCAATTGGGTGATGGGGCGCAAAATCACCATCGACTCGGCTACCCTAATGAACAAGGGCCTGGAGGTGATCGAGGCCCACTGGCTCTTCGGCCTGGACTACGACCACATCGACATCCTCATCCACCCGCAGAGCATTGTCCACTCCCTGATCGAGCTGGCCGATACCTCGGTTCTGGCCCAGTTGGGCTGGCCGGACATGCACCTGCCCATCCTCTACGGCCTCAGTTGGCCGGAACGCCTGGCCACCCCCTGGGATCCCCTCGATTTGGTCAAGCTGGGATCCCTCACCTTTAAGGCTCCGGATCACCGCAAGTATCCTTGCATGGAGTTGGCCTATGCCGCCGGGCGGAGGGGGGGGACGCTGCCGGCAGTGTTGAATGCAGCCAACGAAGCGGCGGTAGCCCTGTTCTTGCAGGAGCGCATCCGTTTTTTGGATATTCCCCGTCTCTTGGAGCGGGTTTGTGAGCGGCATCAAGTCATTGCCGATCCCAGCCTGGAGGACATTTTGCAGGCAGATGCCTGGGCACGGCGGGAAACGGCGCAACTGGCCCAGCAAGCCCCGGCTCAGGTTCTGGCCTGATCCCTACCGGGGGGATCCGGCTGAACGCTAGAGTGGAAGAGGATGCAGGGAGCAAGTGAGTGACCGGATCCCATCTCCGACAATTGGCCCATTATCTGCGCCCCTATCGACGACAGGTGGGGTTGGGCATTGGATCCCTGCTCCTGGTCAATGGCCTGGGGGTGTTCCTGCCCTGGTACGTCAAGCTGGTCATCGATGACCTGAGCCAGAACCTGGCCACTTTGTCGGCCCGGCGCATTGCCCTTTACGCCCTAACGGTGCTGGTCGTCTCCAGCCTGATGATGGGCATTCGCATTGCCTCGCGGGTGTGGATGTTTGGGGTGGGACGGCAGGTGGAGTTTCACCTCAAGCAAGCCATCTTCGAGCATTTGCTCACCCTGCAGCCTTCCTACTTTGCCCAGCAGACCATCGGGGACATTCTCACCTGCATCACCAGCGATGTGGAAAACATCCGCCGCCTGTTGGGGTTCGCCCTACTCAATTTGGCCAACACGATCTTTGCCTATGCCACCACCTTGCCCGCCATGTTTGGCATCGAGCCCCGTCTGAGCACCTTGGCGCTGTCGGTGTTTCCGGTGATGTTGGTGCTGGTGAAGTTGAGCAGCAACCGCCTGCAGCAGGAGCAGCTCCAGGTGCAGCAGGAGTTGGCGGATCTGAGCGATCTCATTCAAGAGGACCTGAACGGCATTGCCCTGATCAAGGTGTACAGCCAGGAACAGCACGAGCAGCGGGAGTTTCGCCGCCAGAACCAGCGGCTGCTGCAGGCCAATTTGCGCTTGGCCCTCACTCGCAACTTGCTTTTCCCTTCTTTGGTGGCGCTGGTCAGCCTCAGTTTGTTGCTACTGCTGGCGGTGGGGGGGCCGCAGATTGCGGCAGGGACGCTGACCATCGGGGATTTTTCGGCCCTCACCCTCTACGTGGAACGGTTGGTATTTCCCACCGCCCTGCTGGGCTTCACCATCACGGCCTACCAGCGGGGGCAGGTCAGCTTGGAGCGGATCGATGCTCTGTTGGGGGTAGAACCCACCATCCGAGACGCCCCAGGCGCTTTGCCGTTGTCTCTGGAGAGGGTGCAGGGTCGCCTCGAGGCCAGAGGTCTCGCGTTTGCCTTCGCCGGCCCTGCGGCAGCTCCGGCTCTAGAGGATTTGCACTTTTGCATAGAACCGGGCCAGATGGTGGCGGTGGTGGGGCCGATTGGGGCGGGCAAGTCCACTCTGGCCAATGCCCTTCTTCGGCTGCTGGAGATCCAGCCGGGGCAACTGTTTTTGGATGGGCAGGATATCACCCAGATTCAACTGGGATCCCTGCGCCGGGCCATTGCCTATGTGCCCCAGGAGAGCTTCCTGTTCAGCGCCACGGTCCGGGATAACATTCGCTACGGCAAGCCGGATGCCGAAGATTGGGAGGTGGAATGGGCTGCCAAAGCCGCCCACATCCACGCCGAGATCCTCAACTTTCCCAAGGGCTACGACACTCTGGTGGGAGAGCGGGGCATTACCCTCTCCGGTGGCCAGCGACAGCGGGTGGCCTTGGCTCGGGCTTTACTGGTGGATGCTCCCATCTTGATCCTGGATGACTCTCTCTCCAGCGTGGACAATCAGACGGCTCAGGCCATTCTTCGCCATCTGCGTCGGGTCACGGCCCAGAAAACGGTGATCTTCATCACCCATCGCCTTACGGCTGCGGTGGAGGCCGATCAGATTTGGGTGATGGACCAGGGCCGCCTTGTGCAGAAGGGATCCCATGCCGAATTGCTGGCGGACGAGAAGGGCCTCTACGCTTCTCTGTGGGCCAAGCAAAAGCTGGAGGAAGCCCTGGCCTAATTTGACGGCGGCAATCCCTGGCCGCTACCCTAACCGGCAAAGCTGTGGGGAGTGGCAACGATGGAAACTGCTGGGATCACTTTGTCCAAATTGCTCCACCAAGCTGGGATCCAGCCTCAATTGGCCCAGGGATCCCTGGAGGGGGTGCAGGTCTGGGGCCTCTGTGCCGACTCTCGCCAGGTACAGCCGGGGGATCTCTTCTTGGGGATGCCGGGATCCCGCGTGGATGGAGGTAGCTTCGTGGCCCAAGCCCTGGCGGCAGGGGCAGTGGCCGCCCTGATCTCCCAGGAGGCGTGGGAGAGCGTCAGCGGAGAGGCTGGATGGGGAAGTCAGCCCGTCCTGGTTTTGCCTCGCGCCAGCCTGAACAGGGCCGTGGCCCAGGTGGCGGCAGCTTTCTATGGGTTTCCCGCCCGCCAACTGACCTTGGTGGGGGTGACGGGCACCAATGGCAAAACCACCACCACCCACTTAATCGAACATTTGGTGCAAGCTGCCGGCCGCTCCGCGGCTTTGCTGGGCACTCTGTACAACCGCTGGCCTGGCTATAGCGAAGTGGCCTCCCACACCACCCTTTTTCCGCCTGAACTGCAGCGCAGCCTCAGGGAAGCCCAGAGAGCCGGGGCGGAGGTGGCGGTGATGGAGGTGAGCTCCCATGCTCTCGCTCAAGATCGGGTGTGGGGATGTTCCTTTGCCGCTGCCGTCTGGACCAACCTTACCCAGGATCACCTGGATTTCCACGGCAGCATGGAGAACTACTGGCAGGCCAAGGCCACCCTCTTCCGACAGGAGTATCTCCAAGGGCGGGCGGTGATCAACGCCGACGATGCTGGGGGACGGCGGCTCTTGCAAGCCATTCGGCCCGATCTGCAGCCCTGGGCCTACTCGCTGCAGCCCCTGCAGGGGATCCCCGGCCTCTGGCCCAGCAACGTTCAATTGCACCCCAGCGGCTTACAGGCGACGCTCCACACCCCCTCTGGCGCCTTTGCCGTGGCAGCCCCCCTGGTGGGATCCTTCAACCTGGCCAACCTGCTGGCGGCGGTGGGGGTAGCCCTGCACTTGGGGATCCCTGTCGAGATCATCCAGTCGGCCCTGCCCCACTTTCCGGGCGTACCGGGGCGGATGGAGCGGGTGACCCTGCCGGGGCAGGATATCGCGGTGATTGTGGACTATGCCCACACCCCCGACGGGCTGGAAAACCTGCTCAAGGCCCTGCGCTCCCAGGTGCAAGGTCAGCTTATCTGTGTCTTTGGCTGTGGGGGGGATCGGGATCGGGGCAAACGACCGCAGATGGGCCGCATTGCCGCCACCTGGGCCGATCAGGTGATTGTTACTTCCGACAACCCCCGCACCGAAGATCCCCAGCAGATCCTGCGGGATATTCTGGCCGGGATCCCTGGATCCCCCAGGGCGGTGGAGGTGGATCGGCGGCAGGCCATTCGCCTGGCCATCCTCGCAGCCCAGCCAGGGGATACGGTGGTCATTGCCGGCAAAGGCCATGAGGACTACCAGATCCTGGGCACCGAGAAGATTCACTTCGACGACCGAGAAGAAGCCCGCGCTGCCCTGGCCCTGAGGGAAAAAAGCCGGGGGTGAGGCTAACGGGAGCGGTGCTGCAGCATCAGCTCCACGAACTCGCGGAAGAGGTGATCGGCGTCGTGGGGGCCGGGGCTGGCTTCCGGGTGATACTGCACGGAAAACAGGGGCAGGTGACGGTGGCGGATCCCGGCCACGGTACGGTCATTCAAGTTGAGGTAGGTGATTACCACCCCATCGGCAGGGATCGAGTCGGCATCCACCGCAAACCCGTGGTTCTGGCTGGTGATCTCCACTTGCTTGTCCAGCCCACAGGGATGGTTGAGGCCGCGGTGGCCAAACTTGAGCTTGTAGGTGGATCCCCCTAGGGCCAAGCTGAGGATCTGATGGCCCAGGCAAATCCCAAATAGGGGCTTCCCGGTTTGCAGCAGAGCTTGGGTGGTGCGGATGGCCGTGGTCTCTGCCGCCGGATCCCCTGGCCCATTGGAGAGGAAGATCCCATCGGGGTTGTAACTCAAAATCTGCTCCGGGCTGGCATTGGCCGGCAACACCATCACCCGACAGCCATAGCGGGTGAGGCGGCGCAGAATGTTGCGCTTAACGCCGAAATCCAAGGCCACCACCCGCAGGGGCGGCTCCGGGATCGGGATCCCTTGGCTGCGCCCATAGTCCCAGTCGGCGGGGGTAGGTTCCAGCCACTCGTAGGGTTGAGGAGTAGTAACTTCCGCCACCAAGCTCAACCCCTGCATGGAAGGGGCCTGGCGCACCCGCTCCAACAAAACCTGGGGATCCAAAGTCTCCGTGGAAAGGGCCCCGTTCATCACCCCCTGGGAGCGCAGCCGCCGTGCCAAAGCCCGCGTATCTACCCCAGCAATGGCCGGGATCCCATGCTGTTGCAGATAGTGGGGAAGGGTGGAAGTAGCCCGCCAGGAGCTGGCCAAGCGCGATACATTGCGGGCAATCACCCCCGCGACTTGGGGCCGAGCCGATTCTTCGTCCAGCTCATTGACTCCGGTGTTTCCCAGCTCCGGACAGGTGAAGGTAACCATCTGCCCCCGGTAGCTAGGATCGGTGATCACCTCCTGGTAGCCGGTCATGCCCGTGTTAAACACCACCTCGCCCACCGCCGTGCCCGGCGCCCCAAAAGACCAACCGGCAAAGGAAGTGCCATCCGCCAGCACCAGCAAAGCAGGCTGACGAGTTTGCCAAGGGAAAGTTTTTTCCTGAGGGATCAGGGAAGGAGAAGCCATGCTCCACCCAAAAACATCGGCCTGACCATCCTACCCTCTTTCAAGAAGGTTGCAAGCCTGGCTAGTCTTCTGCATCTGTTCTACTTGCACAAGCCGGGTCGTTGTCCTTGCGGATGGTGCCTATCAAGGTGCTCACCACCACGCAGCGGTTTTCGCCCTGGGAGTAGGTGCTGCTAACTACAAAGCGACCCAGTTGACGGGCGCGGCCATCGGATTCAAAAACTGCCCCCCCGTTGGCGAAGGTGGGGGCGTTCTCTATAACCTCAACCTCCACTGACTGCATAACCTCCACTGACCGCTCTGGTATGGCAATTAAAGTTGACCGCTCTGGTATGGCAATTAAAGTGGATGTCACTTCATCAGGGCTGCTGACCACAAAGCGATCCAGTTGACGGGCGCGGCCATCGGATTCAAAAACTGGCCTCCCGTTGGCGAAGGTGGGGGCTTTCTCTATAACCTCAACCTCCACTGACCGCATAACCTCCACTGACCGCTCTGGTATGGCAATTAAAGTTGACCGCTCTGGTATGGCAATTAAAGTGGATGTCACTTCATCAGGGAAGATACTGTTGACGGTTACAAAATTATTCAGGCGCACCCGCTGACAGGGGGTGGGTTCATCGCAAAGGCCCTGCTCATCTTGAATAACCAGAGTCGGTACATTCGGCTCCGAATTGTCCACCCTCACCACCCAAGCTCGGCCCAAGAGAGAAGCCCTGGCATTGGTGCGGGCGGTGCGCAAAGCCCGCTCCACCTTGTTTTGCGCATCATCAAGCTGGATCCGCGCCCAGATATTGATCCCAGAGGGAACGGCTAGCGCGGCCAAGATGCCGATGATGACGGTGACCGCTAAGAGTTCTACCAGGGTAAAGCCCTTCATCTGGGCAGGTGCAATCCGTCTGAATCTGCTCGTCGAGGCCAACATAGGTAGGAATCCTCCTTCGGGGCAAGTCACATAGGCTTGACTAGGCTTGACGATTAAACACACCACGGGCCAACACCTGAGTTTGCATTGTCGTCAGATACCGCGACACCTGCTCCGCATCAACGCTGGTGGCATTTCGGATGTAGCGACGGAAAAGGCCAGGGTTGGCCCGCTCCATGGCCGTGGCGGTGATGTTGATGATCACATCCTGCGGTCGGTCAGCGCCGACGCTTTGCCGCACGCAGACATGGAAGCCCACGTCGTTTTGGTTATCTCCCAGCCCTGGGAAGGTGACGCCGTTGGGCTTGCCGCCACCAAAAGCATAGCCCTGCGGGCAAGCGGGTGCAACCTGCGGGCTGCCCTGCCGGCTGCTAAAGATATTGGAGACCAGAGTTACAAGACGAGGGCCTCGATTGCCTGCCGCGGCAATGGGTTCCTGGGGTGTCCCCCTCTGCTCGAGATCTTGAAGATCCTTCTCAGCGGGCCAGTCAAGGAAGCCTTGCCGATATGGATCGGGATCAACCCTGAAGAATGGGCTGCGCTCAATGCATGTATCATTAAAAGGTTGCAACTCAAACCTAGCAATGCGCGCGTTGCCCTCCCAGGGGGTGTTGCCGTCTGGGTTACCGGCGTTGTTGTAGTTACGTTGCAAGTAGTACACAACCAAGGTATAGATGTTGCGGCGGCTGCGGATGTTATCCCAGTCAGCTTCGGAAATACCCGTAGGTCTCTCCTTCAAAGTTACTCGGCCTTCTCGAATTTGTTGCAAGGTCGGAGGGCCTTGATAGCAATCGCGTGGGATCGGATTCAGCTTCCAAAAAGCGACAACCGGAACGGCACCATTGGGGCGGCGAATCCAGCCGGGGGTGTAAAGCCTTTGGATGAGATCTGGCGTTCCGTCTCCGTTGGGCTGTTCCGCATCGTTGTAGATGTAAAGCGCCTCTGCCAGATCCTGCTGGATATACTGCATGGCCTGGGTCAGCTCTGCCTGCACCTGGGTGCGCCCTGTCTCTTCCCGATCCACCCGCATGGTTTCAATGACGATCATGCCCGTGGCCAACAGAAAGATCGAGGCTACCACCAGCGACACCAAAAGCTCGATGAGGGTAAACCCCGCACTCTGGTAAACCCTGTGGCGAAAAACCTTGAACATAGGAAAACACCACCTTTTTGTGAGCCTGCAGGAGGAGCTTACCCGTCGCTTCAAAGCGAGGTAGGGCTTGGGCTGGGCAGCGGGAAGGCATTGCAGTTGTTGGTCGGGATCCCACCCCTAGCTTGAACATCGGCCAAAATGGCCCGGCAAACATCCCCCAAATTGGCAGCCAGGTTGACTTCCACAATCGAGCTGGCCATGGGAAAGAGCCACACATCGGCATTGGCCAAGTTCTGATTGGCGGAGACCGTCTCAATGCCCAGGCCAGGAAGAGCTTGCCGAGTGTTTGGGTTAAAGGAAAAGCGATGGTAGACCCTGACTCCCATCATAAAGCTGCAGGGCACCCCTGGGATGACGGTGTTGTTGCGTCGGTCAATGCATTCCCCGCCCCTATCCCGAAAGGTTTGGATGACATAGACCTCGGGGTTTCGCCCCGGCAACCGCACTTCGGCCAGGCGAATGGAGTAGTTGGGGCCGGGGTTGTCCATATCAGCAGGAGGCGGGGTATTGGCCAAGGGGCTTGCTCCAATCCTGGGCAGACGAGCCAACTGAGCCGGGTTCTGGAAAGCAGCTGGGTTGGCGGCCAGTTCCAGGTCAACCAGAGTGCGAATGCGATCCACCTCAGCCCGGGCCAGTTGATTGGCCACTTCTATCCGCTCCGTCATGGCCCGCCGGTAGGCGATCAGGGTGAGAGCAGGAGCAAGAGCGGCCATAGCCAAAGCCACAATGACCACCGAGGCCAAGACCTCAATGAGCGTGAAGCCTTCTGCTTCCAATTGCTGCCGCAAAAGCCGCCACTTTTTCATATCCCCTCCAGCGCTCGCCCAGATCTGCCTACCTTGAATCTACCCCTGGCATGGGAAGTCAATATCAGTTGAATTCGTTGCAGCCTCCAATCCGAGCAGCCGCCTGCAGGGGCACATCTGGCTGAGCTTGCAGCCCGCAGCGCAGCCGCCGCACATACGGATCCTGAGGATCCAACTCCCGCAAGAACTCAGTGCGGGCATTGGAGGGGAATTGGAAGCGAGCCGACACCGCGCTGGGACGACGGGCAATTTGCAGGCCCACATCGTAGCCGAAGCGGCGATTGGGCGGGAAGTAGTAGTCGAAGCCGCGCGTGAGGGCCGAGCCCGTAACCAAGTTGGGCGGCTCAAAGCTCTGCTGCAGGAAGGGGCCGGTGGCATAGGTGCTGTAGTTGAGCTGGATCATCGAGCCGCTGAAGAAGAGGTTGGTATTTCTCCACAGCTCGTTGAGACGCAGGAAGTTGTGCATGCCGCCGGCAGTTTGGTCTAGCCGCGAGGGCAGGGTGCCGCTGATGGCAGTGGCATTCACCCGCGTTTCCCTGGCCGGCTGCAGCTGCCGGTTTTGGCTGCCATCGTCGTTGCGGCGGCGCTGGTTCACATCGGTTGAGGCCAGCTCCTGGAAGCGGGGAATGGGAATGGGCCGACGGGTCACCTCATCTAGGATCACCCCCAGCACCGGGTTTTCGCCGGCAAAGCCAGTGGGAGCCTTGTTCAGGTCCAGGGTGAACGGCTCCACATCCACCCAAGCAAAAGCGGCGGTATCGCTGGGGAAATCGCTGTCGGTCATTGTGGAACCGTTGCGATCAATCTGGATTTGAACCCTCTTGGTGCCCGAGTCGGAGCCCACCCTGACGTAGAAGCACAGGCCATTGCGGATATCTTCGCTCCCCTTGGTGTCAATGTAGTAACCGCCAAGATAGTTGGAGCTTGGGGAGTAGTTCTGAGTGTCACCTTCGTTTACCCAAGCATAGGGGTTCAACGCCATCTGGGGCTGAACCAGCAGTTTATTGGGATTGGCAGGATCCTTCTCCGCAAACAGCGGATCCCGATCCAGTACAACATCCCAAGGCTCGTTGGAGTCGCGAACGCGGTTGTCGTTTTTGTCCCAGAAGTTCAGTTGGCCGTCTCCGTTCCAGTCTTTGATGCGCAACGTGCTGGGGCGGCTGTCACCGGTGTAGGCGGTGTACTTGAAGGTGGTGTTGAAGTTGGGGCGAAACACTCCGGGCACCCAGAAGCCGCCTTTGGAATCTGGGCCTTCCTCCTCCGAGGGGCAGCCCACCGTCAGATCTTCCCTAAGTAATTTGCGCCTCAGCGCTCGGGCCCAGAGGTCGGTTCCCTTTATAAACGGGTCTTCTAGAGCCTCTCCCTTGATAGCCGGGCGGATGCCGGGCTCGCGGTTGGGTTGAGAAACGATCTCGGAGAGAACGCCACCTCTCACCAAGCCCTCGCGGGCAGCATAGGCCGGTTCGCCAAACATCCAATTGAAGGCCGCCTGCAGAGCCTCGGCAGGGTTGGGCCACTTGGGTGGCTTGGGCACCCCGGCTTTCACCTCCAGCACCGGGGAAAGCTCCGGCTGCAGAGCAATGGTTACGCCCTCGGCAGGAGCCGCAGCCACCGTATTCACGCTGATGGTCTCCGGCTCCGGATCGGCCTCGACTGCCTGAATGGGGCGCAGCTCCACCGTGTTGGGCTTGGCCGCCATCCACTCGCCCAAGGGGCTCTTGGAGGGCGTTTCTGGGGCAAAGGTGCTGGGCCCGCAGGGACGCCCTCGACAGGTCAAACTTTGGGTCTTCGTTGCATTGGGCGAGCAGGTGGGGCTGCTGGTGCTGTCGATGAGGGTGCCCGTCTGGGTTTGGGTAAAGGTTTTGGTTGTGCCGCAGGCGATCTGGTTGATGACCTCATCGCAACTGGCCGGTGACCAAGGGCCCCAGTTGTAGTTGCAGGTCTGCGGGCAAGGAAATGTCCGGGTTTCTGTAGAAGTAGTGGTTCCGCAGCTTGAGGTGCAGGTCACGGTGCGGCTCTGAGTTATTGTCTGGCCGCCGTTGGCCACCGTACACTGAGGAGTCCAGCCTGTGTCGGTGCAGGTAGCCCCCGGAGGCTGGCAGGTAAAGGCTCGGGTTTCTTTTTCGGTGAAGGGGCTTTGGCTGGTACAGAGCGGGGTTACTGTGCGGGTGCGGGTTTGGGTGATGCTGGTGCCGCTACACTGCTGCTGCTCGGTACACTGAGGCGTCCAATCTGACCAAGGCCCGTAGTTGTACTGAGGGTAGCAGATGATCGTCCGAGTTTCCGACGGCGGAGTGCCAGGGCAACCGGCAGGCAAGGTGGCAGTTCTGGTTTGTTTAATAGTGGTTTGCTGACAGATGTTGGTCGGACACGCAGGAGTCCAGTCTTTCCAGATGGGATCGCAATTGAGGGGTTCTGCGCAGTACTGCTGGTTGGGTGCCGGAGGTTTAGTCTGATCCGGCTGGCAAGGTTGGTTGACCGGCTTCAGCGGCTTCAGGTAGCGAAGGTCATAGTTTTCCAGCGGCTGCCCATCTCCCTGGGTTGTAAAGCGGACGAAGGCATTGCCCATGTTCTCGTAGGCCTGAATCTCCACCAGGTAGGGAGAAGGCCGAGTGTAGTCGGTAACGCACTGCAGCTCCAGCCGGAAACTCACCTGGTTATTGCCGCCATCCCACCACGCCTCGACGCCAACAGCCTCATCCTCCGACAGCTCTTCTAGACGAGTGCCCGCATTGCGATAGAAGCCTCTAAAAGCTGGCTCTTCCTCATCTGGGTTAGGAGTGTAGTTGGGGTTTCTGCGGATGATGAGTCGGCCCCCATCGTCGGTGTTGAGGTTGTAGGTGGCAACACCCGGCCAACGGGGATACAGCTCCCCTACCCAGCGCACCACGAAAAAGTCGTTGCCCCAGTTGTTGCCACTTCCCCATGATCCTTCTCTGCGCCGCCAGCAGGAGCGCCAGAAGCCTATGTTGCCCCTGTCTATGTCTGGAGCATCAGCGGGAAGTTGAGGCGGATCCATATCCGGCTCACTGCATCTTGGCATCCACAAAAAGTCAGCCTTGGGAAGAGGAAGAGTGTGTTGAGTATTCGGAGGAAGAGTGGGTTGAGTATTCCACAAAGGCCAGCCGTCCCAGCCAAAGGGCCAGAGGAAGGGGGAGTTGGTGCTCGGATAATTCTGGTTGGCAAACAGGTAGTAGAACCCACCCCAAACCGGCAGATTGGTACCGCTGACCCAGCGGGCAAAACTATCTGGCTGCCAGCCGGAAACCTGGCCATCTTTATCTGTTTCCAAAGCGTCCCGAATGCAGGCCCACCACCGTGAGGCTCGCTCGTCGTATGGAGTGTTCCAATCACCTGAGGGATCGCACTTTGGTCCTCCCTGGTCTTCTTCTCTCATGAAGGATTCATTTGGAACGCCAAGCCTCCAATGCTGAACAGGATAGGTTGGATCCGGCCAGCGCACCGCCCGCAGGTAGGGCAGGTTAGCATCTGGAGCCCTCAGAAGCTCAGAGACTTCAACGCCGGTGTCCCCAAACCCTGTGTCGCGGTTGTACTGGTTCTGCGGGCTGGTTATCCAGCCGTTGTAGTACTCGGCCAACAGGCCACCGCCTCCTTCCATTTCAGGCGGTCGGCAAGGCTGGAGGGAAGCTATCAGCAGCCAGCGGGAGGTGTCCAGCACCGGGTTGCCCAAAGCCGAAATGCGGGTGCCAAAGTTGGCATAGCCCGCATCGGGTGCGCGCAAGAGCCGCACTTCTGGCACGCCAAGCCCTGCTGTCCTGTCAGCGTTATTTGAGCTCGGGTCGGCACTGTCGCGGCGGGCAAAGATGGTGTCGCGGGCGAAGACCTCCGGCCAGCCTGGCCGCCGCACGTGGTTGCCCAAATTCTGCGCCCCGTTGGTGTTGTCGAAGCGGAGGACACCAGCACCAGGTTTGTTGGGATCCGGAGCCGGCCAGTTGTTGCCTCGGATCACCAGCGCTTGGTTGAGGAAGGAGGTGTTGGCTCCTAGGTTTGGCCCGCTGCAGCCGTAGTGTTCGTTGCGGCGAGGAGCAGAGGCCCGCGCTGGGCTACCCTGGTAGTTACGATCGGCTACAAAACTAGTGCCACCGCCGTTGAGCGTAGCATCCTGCACAAAGCCGTCGTCGATGCTGCCATCGCAGAAATCGGCAGAGAGGATGTTCACCGAGTCGCCCAACACGTCGCTAGGCCGCCAGAGATCCTGCGCCGCCCGGGCAAAGCGCCGATCTTCATTGGCCCGCAGCCGCCCGTAGAAGTTGCTGTAGAGGCCGTCTGCTCCGAAATTGAGGAGAGTTGTGAACTCCTCCAGCCGCTGCCCGTTCCTCGTCCGGTGCAGGTTAAAGTCCCCCTGGATATAGACGGGGTTGTCGGAAACGAAGGAGAGGCCAAAAATCGCGTCATCAGGGTTGAACCCGCCGCGGGCCAGCACCGCCCCGTTGCGCAGCCGGAAGCCGTAGGGCCGCCGATCCGGATCGGCATAGTAGTCCACCGGTTTGGGGCTGAGTCCACCCGGATTGGAAACAGGGGGATCCCAGACCGTTTGGCCGTTGGCCGTGCCGCGACCTGGCTGACCGGCGTTCATAATACCGGCGCTGCCCAAGTCACCGCGGGCATTTCCGTTGCGCCAGTTGGTCAGGTAAGTGCTAAAGGTGCCCAAGGGTGGGCGGGCAATGGCATCTTCCCGCACGGCATCTTCCCGGAAGGCGTAGAAAATCCCCCCTTCTCGGTTCTCGCCAATGCCGGCAGGCAGCCAAGTGTCTCCGTTAATCAACCCCCTGGCCTGTCCGTTGACGTTGTTGGTCAGCAGGGCCAGGTCGATGTTGAGGGCCCGCACCGCCATTGCCTCGCGGCCATCGTAAAAGACGGAATCTTTGAAGGGCACGCGATGACACTGGTTACCAACCCGAATCAGCTCAAACTGGTTGCTGTTGGGGCCAGCAGTGTTATTGGGGCAGTTGGCAGTGGCACGGGGCAAAGTCCACTGGTCAATGGTGGCCCGGGGCCTCAGCCTCATGGATTCCAGATCCACCACGGCTTGATAGGTTACTGGCCCCTGTAGGAAGGGGTAGGCCTGCCTCCGCTCATCTTCAAGGGGATCGTTGGGGTTGGGGGGCACGCTGTGGTGGAAGGTCTGCAGAGGGAAAATGTAGCGCAGCGGCAGATAAAACCGGTTGGCTGCCTCTCGGTTCCCAGCTCGGCTGGCTTGGATGTCATCCCGGAGGATTTCGGCTATGGGATTGCTGGCAGTGGCAGCCGCCTCAATGCGCAGGATGTTGTCGGCCAGCATGCCCAACATGCAGCCTGCCGTTTGCAGGGTGGTTTGGTCAGCTAGGCTCAGTTGGTCAACA
Proteins encoded in this region:
- a CDS encoding UDP-N-acetylmuramoyl-L-alanyl-D-glutamate--2,6-diaminopimelate ligase, whose amino-acid sequence is METAGITLSKLLHQAGIQPQLAQGSLEGVQVWGLCADSRQVQPGDLFLGMPGSRVDGGSFVAQALAAGAVAALISQEAWESVSGEAGWGSQPVLVLPRASLNRAVAQVAAAFYGFPARQLTLVGVTGTNGKTTTTHLIEHLVQAAGRSAALLGTLYNRWPGYSEVASHTTLFPPELQRSLREAQRAGAEVAVMEVSSHALAQDRVWGCSFAAAVWTNLTQDHLDFHGSMENYWQAKATLFRQEYLQGRAVINADDAGGRRLLQAIRPDLQPWAYSLQPLQGIPGLWPSNVQLHPSGLQATLHTPSGAFAVAAPLVGSFNLANLLAAVGVALHLGIPVEIIQSALPHFPGVPGRMERVTLPGQDIAVIVDYAHTPDGLENLLKALRSQVQGQLICVFGCGGDRDRGKRPQMGRIAATWADQVIVTSDNPRTEDPQQILRDILAGIPGSPRAVEVDRRQAIRLAILAAQPGDTVVIAGKGHEDYQILGTEKIHFDDREEARAALALREKSRG
- the carA gene encoding glutamine-hydrolyzing carbamoyl-phosphate synthase small subunit, whose protein sequence is MASPSLIPQEKTFPWQTRQPALLVLADGTSFAGWSFGAPGTAVGEVVFNTGMTGYQEVITDPSYRGQMVTFTCPELGNTGVNELDEESARPQVAGVIARNVSRLASSWRATSTLPHYLQQHGIPAIAGVDTRALARRLRSQGVMNGALSTETLDPQVLLERVRQAPSMQGLSLVAEVTTPQPYEWLEPTPADWDYGRSQGIPIPEPPLRVVALDFGVKRNILRRLTRYGCRVMVLPANASPEQILSYNPDGIFLSNGPGDPAAETTAIRTTQALLQTGKPLFGICLGHQILSLALGGSTYKLKFGHRGLNHPCGLDKQVEITSQNHGFAVDADSIPADGVVITYLNLNDRTVAGIRHRHLPLFSVQYHPEASPGPHDADHLFREFVELMLQHRSR
- a CDS encoding ABC transporter ATP-binding protein, with protein sequence MTGSHLRQLAHYLRPYRRQVGLGIGSLLLVNGLGVFLPWYVKLVIDDLSQNLATLSARRIALYALTVLVVSSLMMGIRIASRVWMFGVGRQVEFHLKQAIFEHLLTLQPSYFAQQTIGDILTCITSDVENIRRLLGFALLNLANTIFAYATTLPAMFGIEPRLSTLALSVFPVMLVLVKLSSNRLQQEQLQVQQELADLSDLIQEDLNGIALIKVYSQEQHEQREFRRQNQRLLQANLRLALTRNLLFPSLVALVSLSLLLLLAVGGPQIAAGTLTIGDFSALTLYVERLVFPTALLGFTITAYQRGQVSLERIDALLGVEPTIRDAPGALPLSLERVQGRLEARGLAFAFAGPAAAPALEDLHFCIEPGQMVAVVGPIGAGKSTLANALLRLLEIQPGQLFLDGQDITQIQLGSLRRAIAYVPQESFLFSATVRDNIRYGKPDAEDWEVEWAAKAAHIHAEILNFPKGYDTLVGERGITLSGGQRQRVALARALLVDAPILILDDSLSSVDNQTAQAILRHLRRVTAQKTVIFITHRLTAAVEADQIWVMDQGRLVQKGSHAELLADEKGLYASLWAKQKLEEALA
- a CDS encoding 1-deoxy-D-xylulose-5-phosphate reductoisomerase, which encodes MQAITLLGSTGSIGTQTLDLVAQYPERFQVVGLTSYSNVALLAEQVRRFRPQMVAIGREELLPELRSLLTGIRPLPELVAGTEGLCQVAAHPAAQRVVTGIVGCAGLLPTLAAIRAGKDIALANKETLVAGGPVVLPLVREYGVNLIPVDSEHSAIFQCLQGVPAGSLRRILLTASGGAFRDWPAEKLDQVTLADALKHPNWVMGRKITIDSATLMNKGLEVIEAHWLFGLDYDHIDILIHPQSIVHSLIELADTSVLAQLGWPDMHLPILYGLSWPERLATPWDPLDLVKLGSLTFKAPDHRKYPCMELAYAAGRRGGTLPAVLNAANEAAVALFLQERIRFLDIPRLLERVCERHQVIADPSLEDILQADAWARRETAQLAQQAPAQVLA